One genomic region from Campylobacter sp. RM5004 encodes:
- a CDS encoding metallophosphoesterase — protein sequence MSLSHLLFAIAFCVAVFIANAYIYRRLFSLIFPKYKRFFLGLCVVLFISNVVFLFSMRANFLPDILYMVLSALLGFSFFFFLIAIFYDILKLISAKTIKGNFNEQRRKTLKLICDIGILFIAFGCFLQGIYKAIRIPPIKYVDINAGLGVKIAMISDVHLGKNLHEDFLRELIAKINAQDVDFIVIVGDLIDTDINEITYLDLLNTFNKPCYYVTGNHEYYHDATKILEKLRQTNIKVLENESIDLGKIVLSGVNDLRGAKYGMPMNLAPIFKSYKEKKYNILLAHQPVVAKKFDLSKFDLVLSGHTHAGQIFPFSILVLMQQGFLHGLYEIGKKTKLYVSSGAGFWGPSIRFLAPSEIAIIKL from the coding sequence ATGAGTTTAAGCCATTTATTATTTGCCATAGCATTTTGCGTTGCTGTATTTATTGCTAATGCCTATATTTATAGACGTTTATTTTCCTTGATTTTTCCTAAATATAAAAGATTTTTTTTAGGTCTTTGTGTAGTTTTATTTATTAGTAATGTTGTGTTTTTGTTCTCTATGAGAGCGAACTTTTTACCTGATATTCTTTATATGGTTTTATCGGCACTTTTAGGTTTTTCGTTCTTCTTCTTTTTGATAGCAATTTTTTATGATATTTTAAAGTTAATTAGCGCAAAGACTATTAAAGGTAATTTTAATGAGCAAAGAAGAAAAACTCTAAAACTAATTTGCGATATAGGTATTTTATTTATAGCTTTTGGCTGTTTTTTACAAGGAATTTATAAAGCTATTAGAATTCCGCCCATTAAATATGTAGATATTAATGCTGGACTTGGAGTAAAAATCGCAATGATAAGTGATGTGCATTTAGGCAAAAATCTTCATGAAGACTTTTTAAGAGAACTTATCGCAAAAATTAATGCTCAAGATGTAGATTTTATAGTAATTGTGGGAGATTTGATTGATACCGATATTAATGAAATTACTTATCTTGATTTATTAAATACTTTTAATAAGCCTTGTTATTATGTAACAGGCAATCACGAATACTATCATGACGCAACTAAAATACTAGAAAAATTAAGACAAACAAATATAAAAGTCTTAGAAAATGAAAGCATTGATTTAGGCAAAATCGTGTTAAGTGGTGTAAATGACTTAAGGGGAGCAAAATACGGAATGCCTATGAATTTAGCTCCTATTTTTAAAAGTTATAAGGAAAAAAAATATAATATTTTATTAGCTCATCAGCCTGTTGTAGCTAAGAAATTTGATTTAAGCAAATTTGATTTAGTTTTAAGTGGTCATACTCATGCAGGACAGATTTTTCCATTTAGTATTTTAGTATTAATGCAGCAAGGATTTTTACATGGGCTTTATGAAATAGGCAAAAAGACAAAACTATATGTTAGTAGTGGTGCTGGATTTTGGGGTCCATCTATACGATTTTTAGCACCTAGTGAAATCGCTATTATTAAACTTTAA
- a CDS encoding Crp/Fnr family transcriptional regulator, protein MKAVLKQISFFKNFSENELDELAKICIHKSYEKGEMLFFEGESSKYLHLLIKGNIKVYKTNQKGAEIFMHKLTPISFVAELANFENIPFPASACFLNSGEIIKIDFDELKNKFLTKSDFVLALLSGLSKKLIYLSEFVHNEMILSAEAKLAKLICEQNELFKTIKHIQLASFINLAPETFSRLLAKFKNDGIISFNDDKSLVIHDEKYLKSLYEI, encoded by the coding sequence ATGAAAGCAGTATTAAAGCAAATTTCTTTTTTTAAAAATTTTAGTGAAAATGAGCTTGATGAGTTAGCAAAAATTTGCATTCATAAAAGCTATGAAAAAGGTGAAATGTTATTTTTTGAAGGAGAAAGTAGTAAGTATTTACATCTATTAATTAAAGGAAATATTAAGGTTTATAAAACCAACCAAAAAGGAGCTGAAATTTTTATGCATAAATTAACTCCTATTTCTTTTGTTGCTGAGCTTGCAAACTTTGAAAATATTCCTTTTCCTGCTAGTGCATGTTTTTTAAATAGTGGAGAAATTATTAAAATAGATTTTGATGAATTAAAGAATAAATTTTTAACTAAAAGTGATTTCGTATTAGCGCTTTTGAGTGGTTTATCAAAAAAGCTAATATATCTATCAGAATTCGTTCATAACGAAATGATTTTGAGTGCTGAGGCAAAACTAGCTAAATTAATTTGCGAACAAAATGAATTGTTTAAGACAATAAAACACATTCAATTAGCTTCTTTTATAAATCTTGCGCCTGAAACTTTTTCAAGACTTTTAGCTAAATTTAAAAATGATGGAATTATTAGCTTTAATGATGATAAAAGCTTAGTAATTCATGATGAAAAATATTTAAAATCACTTTACGAGATTTAA
- the gltX gene encoding glutamate--tRNA ligase, which produces MFRFAPSPTGNMHIGNLRTAIINYVCAKKYNKKFILRIEDTDTARNIKGLEENIKEILTLFGINWDEYYVQSTHLATHQKLAAKLLENGSAFKCYCTEAELEAKKELAKNEKRAYRYDGTCENLKQELEKPFVIRLKKPKATITFKDEIKGELSFEPNDVDSFVILRADGTPTYNFACSMDDMCEGVSFIIRGEDHVSNTPKQEHIKASLGFNESMQYAHLPIILDEETGQKMSKRQDHSSVAWLLEQGFLPDAIANYLLSLGNKTPNEIFTMQEAISWFEISNISKSPARFSMAKLRFINREHIKLLDDEILVRLLFKDEFLAKFNNPKALAKLAKLYLEEASTLNEIRAKLSGFFLPFSVVFANNEEFIESAKLLENELKNPNLALKYDEFKQNHSCNLKGKQLFMSLRLLLSGANHGPELAAIYEIIAPCMSEFLKVKNELS; this is translated from the coding sequence ATGTTTAGATTTGCTCCATCGCCTACTGGCAATATGCATATTGGAAATCTTAGAACTGCAATTATTAATTATGTATGCGCTAAAAAATATAATAAAAAGTTTATTTTAAGAATAGAAGATACTGATACAGCAAGAAATATCAAAGGCTTAGAAGAAAATATTAAAGAGATTTTAACTCTTTTTGGAATTAATTGGGATGAATATTATGTGCAAAGCACTCACCTTGCAACTCATCAAAAATTAGCTGCTAAATTACTTGAAAATGGCTCGGCATTTAAATGCTATTGCACTGAAGCTGAGCTTGAAGCTAAAAAAGAATTAGCTAAGAATGAAAAAAGAGCTTATAGATATGATGGAACTTGCGAGAATTTGAAACAGGAATTAGAAAAACCTTTCGTAATAAGACTTAAAAAGCCAAAAGCTACAATCACATTTAAAGACGAAATTAAAGGCGAATTATCGTTTGAGCCAAACGATGTTGATAGCTTTGTAATTTTAAGAGCTGATGGGACACCTACATATAATTTTGCATGTTCAATGGATGATATGTGCGAAGGTGTTAGTTTTATTATCCGTGGAGAAGATCATGTAAGCAATACTCCAAAACAAGAGCATATTAAAGCCTCTCTTGGCTTTAATGAAAGTATGCAATATGCACATTTGCCTATAATCTTAGATGAAGAAACAGGGCAAAAAATGAGCAAAAGACAAGATCATTCAAGTGTAGCTTGGCTGCTTGAGCAAGGGTTTTTGCCTGATGCTATTGCTAATTATCTTTTATCTTTAGGAAATAAAACTCCTAATGAAATCTTTACTATGCAAGAAGCTATTTCTTGGTTTGAAATAAGCAATATTTCTAAATCTCCTGCTAGATTTAGCATGGCAAAACTAAGATTTATAAATCGTGAGCATATAAAATTACTTGATGATGAAATATTAGTAAGGCTTTTATTTAAAGATGAGTTTTTAGCTAAGTTTAACAACCCTAAAGCTCTTGCAAAATTAGCTAAGCTTTATTTAGAAGAAGCTAGTACGCTTAATGAGATTAGAGCAAAACTTAGCGGGTTTTTCTTACCTTTTAGCGTAGTTTTTGCAAATAATGAAGAATTTATTGAAAGTGCGAAATTATTAGAAAATGAATTAAAAAATCCTAATTTAGCACTTAAATATGATGAGTTTAAGCAAAATCATTCTTGCAATCTAAAAGGCAAACAACTTTTCATGAGCTTAAGATTATTATTAAGCGGAGCAAATCATGGACCTGAATTAGCTGCTATTTATGAAATAATTGCACCTTGTATGAGTGAGTTTTTAAAGGTTAAAAATGAGCTTAGCTGA
- a CDS encoding YggT family protein: MSLAELIVIFFGVLIKGLDLYFYVIVAYCLFSFIPQAFSHPIGYKIYMIVYKLAKPAFDLVYMIIPARFLTIGMISLTPIVIFVGIHLLQLGLIQLLKFILSIF, from the coding sequence ATGAGCTTAGCTGAATTAATCGTTATATTTTTTGGTGTTTTAATTAAAGGGCTTGATTTATATTTTTATGTAATTGTGGCATATTGTTTGTTTTCTTTTATTCCACAAGCATTTAGCCATCCTATCGGATATAAAATATATATGATAGTTTATAAATTAGCCAAACCTGCATTTGATTTAGTTTATATGATAATACCTGCTAGATTTTTAACAATAGGAATGATTAGTCTTACTCCTATTGTGATTTTTGTAGGTATTCATTTATTACAACTTGGACTTATTCAGTTATTAAAGTTTATTTTAAGCATATTTTAA
- a CDS encoding lytic transglycosylase domain-containing protein — protein MKKLLSILIITQALFSYTYEELKQEPNSLAKDFFLYNLLKDKEIKKEDLKEFKSHIFRFLGVIKKEYDKVAIKEAPKPLSPDSCYNYSINSIMNASEKCQVFRLKEVNFAKKLSVENLKKLANTFKDSNKELSSQLSILANKNPIAQSIKTGDGKTLMKLYYDGYKLDDFSPGPKTRASMMEHPNAYKFLNSALVDDKFPKIRERLSLLDKEDAKEDLAFALGLNALMFNKNALAEKYFLRASKTYKYKRPRDNALFFAYLASNKTRHLDTLANSEDLNIYSILAKELTNTPLPKIITPNPTKTIDYPIDDALVQARFMIELKNANKEKLEQMKEQFDAKNTQGQYLAISDKLSNFKDNIYPIPFPEELSNYSIEQKALILAIAKQESRFLPASVSTSYALGMMQFMPFVATHTAKVDFNDNNFDVTNMFKPEIAYKFANAHLNTLKKGVNHPVFIAYAYNGGLGFTQRMLKKEYMFSNDSKYKKYEPFLSMELVPYLESRLYGKKVLANYYIYLKILGKDVKISDFIRDLNKQSDALKVRN, from the coding sequence ATGAAAAAACTACTTAGTATTTTAATAATCACTCAAGCATTGTTTTCATACACTTATGAAGAATTAAAACAAGAGCCAAATTCTCTTGCTAAAGACTTCTTTTTATATAATTTATTAAAAGATAAAGAAATCAAAAAAGAAGATTTAAAGGAATTTAAAAGCCATATATTTCGTTTTTTAGGCGTTATTAAAAAAGAATATGACAAAGTAGCTATCAAAGAAGCTCCAAAGCCTTTAAGCCCTGATTCTTGTTATAATTATTCTATTAATTCTATTATGAACGCAAGCGAAAAATGTCAGGTTTTTAGACTAAAAGAAGTGAATTTTGCTAAAAAATTAAGTGTTGAAAATCTAAAAAAATTAGCAAATACTTTTAAAGATAGCAATAAAGAACTAAGCTCACAATTAAGCATTCTAGCAAATAAAAATCCAATAGCACAAAGCATTAAAACAGGTGATGGCAAGACCTTGATGAAGCTTTATTATGATGGGTATAAATTAGATGATTTTTCTCCAGGTCCAAAGACAAGAGCTAGTATGATGGAGCATCCTAATGCTTATAAGTTTTTAAACTCAGCTTTAGTAGATGATAAATTTCCAAAAATAAGAGAAAGATTAAGCTTATTAGATAAAGAAGACGCTAAAGAAGATTTAGCATTTGCCTTAGGTTTAAATGCTTTAATGTTTAATAAAAACGCTTTAGCAGAGAAATATTTTTTAAGAGCAAGTAAGACTTATAAATACAAAAGACCAAGAGATAATGCCTTATTTTTTGCATATTTAGCAAGTAATAAAACAAGACATTTAGATACTTTAGCAAATAGTGAAGATTTAAACATTTATAGCATTTTAGCAAAAGAGCTTACAAACACACCACTTCCTAAAATCATAACTCCAAATCCAACAAAAACTATTGATTATCCAATAGATGATGCTTTAGTTCAAGCAAGATTTATGATTGAGTTAAAAAATGCAAATAAAGAAAAATTAGAGCAAATGAAAGAGCAATTTGATGCTAAAAATACTCAAGGTCAGTATTTAGCAATTAGCGATAAGTTAAGTAATTTTAAAGATAACATTTATCCTATTCCATTCCCTGAAGAGTTAAGTAATTATAGTATAGAGCAAAAGGCTTTAATACTAGCAATTGCTAAGCAAGAGAGTAGATTTTTACCAGCTTCTGTTAGCACTTCTTATGCTTTAGGTATGATGCAATTTATGCCTTTTGTAGCAACTCATACGGCTAAGGTTGATTTTAATGATAATAATTTTGATGTTACAAATATGTTTAAGCCAGAAATTGCATATAAGTTTGCAAACGCACATTTAAACACTTTAAAAAAGGGAGTAAATCACCCAGTTTTTATAGCTTATGCTTATAATGGTGGTTTAGGCTTTACTCAAAGAATGCTAAAAAAAGAATATATGTTTAGTAATGATTCTAAATATAAAAAATATGAGCCATTTTTATCAATGGAATTAGTGCCTTATTTAGAGAGTAGGTTGTATGGTAAAAAGGTTTTAGCAAATTATTATATCTATCTTAAGATTTTAGGAAAAGATGTAAAAATAAGCGATTTTATAAGAGATTTAAACAAGCAAAGTGATGCTTTAAAAGTTAGGAATTAA
- a CDS encoding lactate utilization protein C, with amino-acid sequence MNKRIEEISNRSRNQILNAIECGIKHELNEKSVDPSVHIKQSDNPLEETKTKMSENKFEVHEVDGLDNVYDEINKITSSYGYTSLIYPKSLSANVEKINASKKVCFDKSVEELRSEVFHSDFSVIDVEFAISSHGVACVKSSASQPRMLSLAPMLCIMLLDKTKIEPSLASGLARIKAENDVLPTNILYIAGPSRTSDIELVTVFGVHGSQKVHIIFY; translated from the coding sequence ATGAATAAAAGAATTGAAGAAATCAGCAATCGCTCAAGAAATCAAATATTAAACGCAATTGAATGTGGAATAAAACACGAATTAAACGAAAAAAGTGTAGATCCAAGCGTTCATATAAAACAAAGCGATAATCCTTTAGAAGAAACAAAAACTAAAATGAGCGAAAATAAATTTGAAGTTCATGAAGTTGATGGCTTAGACAATGTTTATGATGAAATAAACAAAATCACAAGCTCTTATGGATATACATCATTAATTTATCCAAAAAGCTTAAGTGCTAATGTAGAAAAAATCAATGCAAGCAAAAAAGTTTGTTTTGATAAAAGTGTTGAAGAATTAAGAAGTGAAGTTTTTCATAGCGATTTTTCAGTAATTGATGTAGAGTTTGCTATTAGCTCACATGGGGTTGCTTGTGTAAAATCAAGTGCTAGCCAACCTAGAATGTTAAGCCTTGCACCAATGCTTTGTATTATGCTACTTGATAAAACAAAAATTGAGCCTTCACTTGCAAGTGGTCTTGCTAGAATAAAGGCTGAAAATGATGTATTACCTACTAATATTTTATATATAGCAGGTCCTAGTAGAACATCTGATATTGAGCTTGTAACCGTATTTGGCGTTCATGGTAGCCAAAAAGTTCATATAATCTTTTATTAA
- a CDS encoding LutB/LldF family L-lactate oxidation iron-sulfur protein: protein MKNHSELIKTKLADKQMRENVSSAMHALQDRRKALINAKFQDWQGLRTKAQKAKNNALYTLKDRVLEFEKNATKNGMKVHFANTKEDACEIIYELMVEKKVSKVLKGKSMASEEIGLNHYLEHKGLSAIETDLGELILQLGNETPVHIVVPAIHKNRYEIGELFSEKLGVAKESEPEKLNAIARTHLRNEFEGLEMGISGVNFAISSEGAIWLIENEGNGRMCTTAPTIHVAICGIEKIVESFTDAATTDTLLTPSATGQFIPAYNNIITGPRKADELDGPKEVHVILFNNHRTNILSNEDYYEALRCIRCGACMNFCPVYDKIGGHSYDAVYPGPIGEVISPQLFGMNEHGDILSLCSLCGRCSEVCPVKIPLDSMIRKLRRDKIGEAGDNAPLGANELEHSAMESYGFAKFADIATSPKMWRVAIGNASKFNWLLQSVGTSLPVLKNWATYKDLPELKGNIYKELENLEGVSYE, encoded by the coding sequence ATGAAAAATCATAGCGAATTAATCAAAACTAAATTAGCTGATAAGCAAATGAGAGAAAACGTTAGCTCTGCAATGCACGCTTTACAAGATAGAAGAAAAGCTTTAATTAATGCAAAATTTCAAGATTGGCAAGGGCTAAGAACAAAGGCACAAAAAGCAAAAAATAATGCTTTATATACTTTAAAAGATAGAGTATTAGAATTTGAAAAAAACGCTACAAAAAATGGTATGAAAGTTCATTTTGCAAATACCAAAGAAGATGCTTGCGAGATAATTTATGAGCTAATGGTGGAAAAGAAAGTTAGCAAGGTATTAAAAGGCAAATCAATGGCAAGCGAAGAAATCGGCTTAAACCATTATTTAGAACATAAAGGCTTAAGTGCGATTGAAACTGACTTAGGAGAGCTAATTTTACAATTAGGCAATGAAACTCCTGTTCATATCGTTGTTCCTGCAATTCACAAAAACCGCTATGAAATCGGGGAATTATTTAGCGAAAAATTAGGCGTTGCAAAAGAAAGTGAGCCTGAGAAATTAAACGCAATTGCTAGAACTCATCTAAGAAATGAATTTGAAGGCTTAGAAATGGGTATTAGTGGGGTGAATTTTGCAATCTCTAGTGAAGGTGCTATTTGGCTGATTGAAAACGAAGGCAATGGTAGAATGTGCACTACAGCTCCAACTATTCATGTAGCAATTTGTGGAATTGAAAAAATCGTAGAAAGCTTTACTGACGCAGCTACAACCGATACATTATTAACCCCTTCAGCAACAGGACAATTCATACCTGCATATAATAATATAATCACAGGTCCTAGAAAAGCTGATGAGCTAGATGGTCCTAAAGAAGTGCATGTGATATTGTTTAATAACCATAGAACAAATATTTTAAGCAACGAAGATTATTATGAAGCGTTACGCTGTATTAGATGTGGTGCTTGTATGAACTTTTGTCCTGTGTATGATAAAATCGGCGGTCATAGCTATGATGCTGTTTATCCTGGACCAATCGGAGAAGTTATATCGCCACAATTATTCGGAATGAATGAGCATGGGGATATTTTAAGTTTATGTTCTTTATGTGGTCGTTGCTCTGAAGTTTGCCCTGTAAAAATCCCACTTGATAGCATGATTAGAAAACTGCGCCGTGATAAGATAGGTGAAGCTGGAGATAATGCTCCACTAGGTGCAAATGAATTAGAGCATAGCGCAATGGAAAGCTATGGATTTGCTAAGTTTGCTGATATTGCTACAAGTCCAAAAATGTGGAGAGTTGCTATTGGTAATGCAAGTAAGTTTAACTGGCTATTACAAAGCGTAGGAACAAGTCTGCCTGTGCTTAAAAATTGGGCAACATATAAAGACTTACCTGAACTTAAAGGAAATATATATAAAGAATTAGAAAACTTAGAAGGAGTTTCTTATGAATAA
- a CDS encoding (Fe-S)-binding protein — protein MQKKVYFYATCLASAAMQNTILNSIKLLRSAGVEVIFKKDQTCCGQPSYNTGYFKDTKKVALYNAELFNEDLPIVIPSGSCGGMMSHDYVELFKDDANYEKIKKFSSKVIELSQYLEQIGFKIEDKGEPIKVTWHTNCHALRVQKSIDANKNLLRSLKNVELVELKYEEECCGFGGTFSVKEPEISNAMAQAKVNDIVASGAKVIISADGGCLLNIRGTIAKMGLDIKTYHLYDFLAARMQGEKI, from the coding sequence ATGCAAAAAAAAGTATATTTTTATGCAACCTGTCTAGCAAGTGCTGCTATGCAGAACACGATTTTAAACTCTATTAAGCTTTTAAGAAGTGCCGGAGTTGAAGTGATTTTTAAAAAAGATCAAACCTGTTGTGGGCAACCTAGTTATAACACAGGATATTTTAAAGATACTAAAAAAGTAGCTTTATATAATGCTGAATTATTTAATGAAGATTTACCTATCGTAATTCCTAGTGGAAGCTGTGGTGGTATGATGAGCCATGATTATGTTGAGCTTTTTAAAGATGATGCAAATTATGAAAAAATCAAAAAATTTAGTTCAAAAGTAATAGAGCTTAGTCAATATTTAGAGCAAATCGGATTTAAGATTGAAGATAAGGGCGAACCTATTAAGGTTACTTGGCATACAAACTGCCACGCTTTAAGAGTTCAAAAAAGCATTGATGCTAATAAAAATTTATTAAGAAGTCTTAAAAATGTTGAATTAGTAGAACTTAAATATGAAGAAGAATGCTGTGGTTTTGGTGGAACATTTAGCGTAAAAGAGCCTGAAATCTCAAACGCAATGGCTCAAGCAAAAGTAAATGATATTGTTGCAAGTGGAGCAAAAGTTATAATCTCTGCTGATGGAGGGTGTTTATTAAACATTCGTGGAACAATTGCAAAAATGGGTCTTGATATAAAAACTTATCATTTATATGACTTTTTAGCTGCTAGAATGCAAGGAGAAAAGATATGA
- a CDS encoding rhomboid family intramembrane serine protease — MIFYAIIFLNIFIYFLGFLIGKRVLVSNFALYHGSDFYTFFTYSFLHSDFNHIFMNMVMLFMLSHLLRFCNKTHLVLVYVLGAIFSSLAYYYLMINMGYYNFVLLGASGAISALMGYAAIVLRQNGFFVAIAITSLISALMFSNVAWQAHIFGAVFGAIFAYGVYFLRR; from the coding sequence ATGATTTTCTATGCGATTATTTTTTTAAATATTTTTATTTATTTTTTAGGGTTTTTAATCGGCAAGCGTGTTTTAGTAAGTAATTTTGCACTTTATCATGGAAGTGATTTTTATACATTTTTTACTTATTCATTTTTGCATAGCGATTTTAATCATATTTTTATGAATATGGTTATGCTTTTTATGTTATCTCATCTTCTTAGATTTTGCAATAAAACTCATTTAGTGTTAGTGTATGTTTTGGGTGCTATTTTTTCATCTTTAGCGTATTATTATTTAATGATAAATATGGGATATTATAATTTTGTTTTATTAGGTGCTAGTGGAGCTATTAGTGCTTTAATGGGCTATGCAGCAATTGTTTTAAGACAAAATGGCTTTTTTGTAGCGATTGCAATTACAAGCTTAATTAGTGCTTTAATGTTTAGTAATGTAGCTTGGCAAGCACATATTTTTGGAGCAGTATTTGGAGCAATTTTTGCTTATGGAGTTTATTTTTTAAGGAGATAA
- a CDS encoding NAD(P)-dependent alcohol dehydrogenase, giving the protein MSEILTKGWAAYDEAANFKPITFKRAALKDDEILLKTLYCGICHSDIHAARNEWGVTKYPIVPGHEIVGEVVQVGKNVKEFEIGNKAGIGCLINSCGECEACLNSNEQFCSKGAVWTYNSVDYFNDNEITKGGYSNYIKVHKDFAINIPENAPLELIAPLFCAGITTYSPLKFSKVSKGMDVAIAGFGGLGVMAFKYAKAMGANVSVIARNDTKKQIALELGASNYYNDINNVDKRFDVIISTIPSKYDVLAYARVLKYGGEMAIVGLPPIDEKVSISLNALIRVSHKKIYGSLIGGIKETKEMLEFSLKHEIYPEVKIISAEDINKAYDDLLNNSSSFRYVIKFDE; this is encoded by the coding sequence ATGAGCGAGATTTTAACAAAAGGCTGGGCTGCTTATGATGAAGCAGCTAATTTTAAGCCAATTACTTTTAAAAGAGCTGCGTTAAAAGATGATGAAATATTATTAAAAACTCTTTATTGTGGGATTTGTCATAGTGATATTCACGCAGCAAGAAATGAATGGGGCGTTACAAAATATCCTATCGTTCCAGGTCATGAGATTGTAGGAGAAGTTGTTCAAGTTGGCAAAAATGTTAAGGAATTTGAAATAGGAAATAAGGCTGGAATTGGTTGCTTGATTAATTCTTGTGGCGAATGTGAAGCTTGTCTTAATTCAAACGAGCAGTTTTGCTCAAAAGGCGCTGTATGGACTTATAATAGTGTTGATTATTTTAATGATAATGAAATCACAAAAGGTGGATATTCAAATTATATAAAGGTTCATAAAGATTTTGCGATAAATATTCCAGAAAATGCACCGCTTGAGCTAATCGCACCGCTATTTTGTGCAGGAATTACTACTTATTCTCCACTTAAGTTTTCAAAAGTTAGCAAAGGCATGGATGTAGCAATTGCAGGATTTGGTGGGCTTGGTGTAATGGCATTTAAATACGCTAAGGCAATGGGTGCAAATGTAAGCGTAATCGCAAGAAACGATACTAAAAAACAAATTGCATTAGAGCTTGGAGCAAGTAATTATTATAATGATATTAATAATGTTGATAAAAGATTTGATGTAATAATTAGCACAATTCCAAGTAAATATGATGTATTAGCATACGCAAGAGTTTTAAAATACGGCGGAGAAATGGCAATTGTAGGCTTGCCTCCGATTGATGAAAAAGTATCAATTAGCCTAAATGCTTTAATTAGAGTAAGTCATAAGAAAATTTATGGCTCATTAATAGGCGGGATTAAAGAAACTAAAGAAATGCTTGAGTTTTCGCTAAAGCACGAGATTTATCCTGAAGTAAAAATCATAAGTGCAGAAGATATTAATAAAGCTTATGATGATTTATTAAATAATTCTAGCTCATTTAGATATGTTATAAAATTTGATGAGTAA
- a CDS encoding MFS transporter — protein sequence MSKRLILSLISLGLISFLSVLIETSLNVTFEYLTKTYEIDIKTASLLTSMFLLALTLIMPTSSFLLQRFNTKKLFIFTNFLFLLSLLVCASFNNFYILVLARFLQGIAAGIALPLMFNIVIIKASKKYFGFLIGFCVFLVATAPGFGPIYGGFIMKYFEFRDIFIFLIPFLVFALILGIFNIDDLSSKASFDYKEYFLILGLIVSLVCSVDNIGFFIVFLLLLYLLIKLKSNILKVAFNYRFFCSSLMVFLMQFFALSYSLILPNYLISVLEYDSFNASKVMFLGSISAALLAPISGFFSNVIGSFKLAFAGIILIIFSNILFLYLEENLLNFSISYLVYAFAQGMSMSVIIAYSINLSSDKTNANTYINTFQQCFGVLGVLVISKVFNDNYLIGFKNSIYVILSLAFLQLILIYFAFKNKCKV from the coding sequence ATGAGTAAGAGATTAATCTTAAGCCTAATTTCTTTAGGCTTAATTTCGTTTTTAAGTGTATTAATAGAAACTTCTTTAAATGTAACTTTTGAATATTTAACAAAAACTTATGAAATTGATATAAAAACAGCATCACTACTTACTTCTATGTTTTTATTAGCACTTACTTTAATTATGCCTACAAGCTCATTTTTATTACAAAGATTTAATACGAAAAAATTATTTATATTTACAAATTTTTTATTTTTATTAAGCCTTTTAGTGTGTGCTAGTTTTAATAATTTTTATATTTTAGTTCTTGCTAGATTTTTACAAGGAATTGCAGCAGGAATTGCCTTGCCTTTAATGTTTAATATAGTAATTATTAAGGCTAGTAAAAAGTATTTTGGATTTTTAATAGGATTTTGTGTATTTTTAGTAGCTACTGCACCTGGTTTTGGACCAATTTATGGTGGGTTTATTATGAAATATTTTGAATTTAGAGATATTTTCATATTCTTAATACCTTTTTTAGTGTTTGCATTGATTTTAGGGATTTTTAATATTGATGATTTATCTAGCAAGGCTAGTTTTGATTATAAAGAATATTTTTTGATTTTAGGATTAATTGTAAGTTTAGTTTGTAGCGTTGATAATATCGGATTTTTTATAGTATTTTTGCTTTTATTGTATTTATTAATAAAGCTTAAGAGTAATATTTTAAAAGTTGCTTTTAATTATAGATTTTTTTGTTCTAGTTTAATGGTATTTTTAATGCAGTTTTTTGCTTTATCTTATTCTTTAATACTTCCTAATTATTTGATTTCGGTATTAGAATATGATAGTTTTAATGCTAGTAAAGTTATGTTTTTAGGCTCAATAAGTGCTGCTTTATTAGCTCCTATTAGTGGATTTTTTAGCAATGTTATAGGTAGTTTTAAACTTGCATTTGCTGGAATAATATTAATTATTTTTTCAAATATTTTATTTTTATATTTGGAAGAAAATTTATTAAATTTTTCAATATCGTATTTAGTTTATGCTTTCGCTCAAGGAATGTCTATGAGTGTAATTATTGCCTATTCAATCAATTTAAGTAGCGATAAAACAAATGCAAATACTTATATAAATACTTTTCAACAATGCTTTGGAGTGTTAGGAGTTTTAGTAATTTCAAAAGTATTTAATGATAATTATTTAATAGGATTTAAAAACTCAATATATGTGATATTAAGCCTTGCATTTTTGCAACTAATACTTATTTATTTTGCTTTTAAAAATAAATGCAAGGTCTAA